GGATGGCGCGTGTCGGCGGATGGGAGTTGAACCTGGCCACGGGCGTGCTCCATTATTCCCCGATTACCAGAGAGATCCATGAAGTAGAGCCGGATTATGTTCCGAATTTGGAAAATGCACTTAACTTTTACAAGGAAGGTGAAAATCGTCAGAAGATTATCGAGGTCGTCTCCCGGTGCATGGAATCAGGTGACTCTTACGATGTGGAATTGCAGATCGTTACGGCCAAGGGAAATGACCGCTGGATCAGAACCATGGGCGAGGCTGATTTCCAGAACGGCCGATGCGTTCGGATTTTCGGAACCATTCAGGACATAACCGGGTGCAAGACGGCCCGGGAACAACTGCAGGCCAGCGAGGCCAGAAACAAGGCCCTGCTCAACGCTCTGCCCGACATGATCTTCCTGTTCAACCGCCAGGGCGTGTTTTTGGATTTTCATGCTTCCCACGGAAGCCTTTTATTTGACCCGGCAGATTTCCTAGGCCGTAATGCACATGAAGTTCTTCCGGCGGAAACAGCGGACCTGGTCGTGTTTCAAATCAACCGGATCGCGGCGCACGGAGAGTGTGACGCACTGGGATATGAGGCCGAGGTCAACGGCGAGATCCGGTATTTTGAAAGCCGGATGGTGACCTGCGGAGCTGATTTCCTGGCCATTGTCCGCGATCTGACGGACCTAACACGCTCGCAGGAGACTCTCAGAGATATTTCGCGACAGCTCGGCAAGATAACGGATAACACGACTGATCTGGTTGCGCTCACCGATTTGGAAGGGAATTTTAAGTACCTGAGTAAATCGCACCAACTCCTCGGGTACGACATAACTTCCATGATCGGCGAGAACATCCTTGATTTTGTACATCCGGAAGACAAGCCGAAAATCATCTCCTCCTTCGAGGATTTTCTGGCCGGTCGCGACGGCGCCCGAAAAGGTGAGCTCAGATACCTCTGTGCCGACGGAAGCCATCTTTGGCTGGAAACCGTCGGCAGCTTCATCCATGACGATTTGGGCGACCTTAAGGAAATCTTGTTTACCTCACGGGATGTCACCGAACGTAAAAAATATGAAAAGGCTTTGCTGCAGCGCAATGCTGAATTCAAGGCCGCTGAAAGGCTGGCCCGCATGGGCGCCTGGAAATATGATTCGGATAGTGATGTGTTCACCGGTTCCGAGACAGCGGCCGAAATCCTTGGCCTGAGGAGCGGAGGAAGTATTCCCTTTGATGAGGTACTGTCCTTTATCCATGAGGAAGACCGGAGCCTCATGGCCGATATTCGAGGCTGTGCGCCGCCATCTACACTATCCTTCGACTTTGATCTGCGCCTGGATATCCTGGGGAGCAAAAAATGGATCAGGGTTGTCGGAGCCAGAAACGACAATTCCGGTGATAATGCTGTTCTTGGCATGATCATGGACATCACGGAAAAAAAAGTTTCGGAAATCCAGCGAGATGAACAGCGAGAGCAGCTGATCCAGGCATCGAAAATGGCTTCCCTGGGCACCCTTGTGGCCGGAGTGGCCCATGAAATCAGCAACCCCAACAACCTAATCGTACTCAACGCGCCTATTCTGGAAAGAGTATGGAACGAATCCCTGCCGATTCTGGAGAAGCATGCTCACCACAAAAAGGACTTCGAGCTTGCCGGCACCCCTTTTTCCCAGATGCGCGATCATGTGCTGGAACTTTTCTCGGGAATACATGAAGGCAGCAGACGAATTACCAGAATTGTCACTGAGCTGAAGGACTTTGCGCGACAGTCGTCGTTGAACATGACTGAATTTGTGGACATCAACAATGTGGCCGAGTCGGCCTTGGCCCTGATCCGCAAGACCATCCACGCCCATACGGACAACTTCAGAATATTTCTTGAACCGGACCTGCCTTTGACCCTGGGGGACTCCCAGAAGCTGGAACAGGTCATGGTCAACCTGCTGATCAACGCCTGCCAGGCTTTAACGGACAAAACACAAGCCGTCGCCTTGGAGACGTTTTCCGTTGAAGAGGATAAAGCCGTTGGCTTTAAGGTTATCGATCAGGGAGAGGGTATTTCACCGGACATGCTGGACCGCATTCTTGATCCGTTCTACAGCACGCGGCATGGAGTTGGAGGAACAGGACTGGGCCTGTCCATTTCCTCGTCCATCATCCAGAACCACAAAGGGGCAATGCGCTTTCAATCTCATCCAGGCCAAGGCACGACGGTAACCGTTATTATTCCCTCTGCTTCTCCTGAGACCTTCTCGACTTGAGCTCGCAGTGAAGCTTACGGTAATCGTGAGTCCAAGTACTAAGAGCCCCATACTCGATTCACCTCAAGAACCAGCACCTTTCGGATAAAACACCGCAACCGTATCCGATAAGACACGACATGGATGAACAGACTTCAAAGCACCCGGTTTACATAGTCGACGACGACAAGGCTCTGACAAGAAGCTTTTACCTGACACTCAAGTCCTTCGGGTATCGCGACGTCAAAACCTTCGACAACGGGCGACAAGTCCTGGACCTACTTCCGGAACTGGAGCACGGAGTGCTTTTGCTGGACCTGTTCATGCCGGATGTTTCGGGAGAAGTGATTTTACAGCAGGCCCGGGATACGAACCCCGGAATCCAGGTGGTGGTGGTCACCGGAGTCGACGAAACCGATACCGCGGTCAGATGCATAAAGTCCGGAGCTTTCGACTACCTGGTCAAACCCGTGGACGCGGACAGGCTGATCACGACATTGCGCCGGGCCATGAGCCATGCCCTGATTTTACAGCAGAACCAGCGTCTCAGTCGAAAACTGCTCACAGGCGGACTGGATAGGCCTGACATCTTTCAAGACATTATCACCCGGAATCCGAAGATGACGGCTATCTTCAGCTATCTCGAGGTCGTCGCAACCATGTCTGATCCCGTGCTGATCACCGGAGAGACAGGCACCGGGAAGGACCTTCTGGCTCAGGCCGTTCACAGGGCAAGCGGCCGGACAGGCGCCTTCATCAGCCTGAATGCAGCCGGCCTGGACGACAATGTTTTCGCGGACACTCTTTTCGGTCACGTCAAGGGCGCTTTTACCGATGCCCGGGAACCCCGCAAAGGCTTGATCGAACAAGCGGAGAACGGGACATTGTTCCTGGATGAAATCGGCGACCTGAGTCCCTCTGCCCAGGTCAAACTGCTCAAGCTCATCCAGGACCATGTCTACTATTCTCTTGGTTCGGACATTCCCAAGGCAAGCAAAGCCAGAGTGATAGCAGCCACAAACCGGGACCTCGAGTCAAGCCGGAAGCTGGGACAGTTTCGGGAAGATCTTTTCTACAGGATCAACACATACCGACTGCACCTTCCTCCACTACGTGAACGTGGGGAGGATGTCCTTCTCCTGGTGGAACATTATCTTGCCGAGGCCTGTATCGAACTGCGCTTGGCGCGGGAACATGTCTCCCCGCGGTTGGCGGATTTGCTTCAAACCTATAATTTTCCGGGCAATGTCCGGGAATTGCGTTCCCTAATCTATGCCGCAATGGCAGGGGGCGGCATGTCTGTTCTGGAAGAAAAGCTCGCTGGACTCGCGGGCATTGCCTTGGAAAGCTGTACGAACTCGGTTGCGCTTCCAAGACCCGGTATTGATGATTGGCAATATCCAAATCCTCTTCCCAGTCTGGAACAGGCCTGTTCCAGACTGGTAGACCAAGCGCTGCGGACGGCGAACGGCAACCAGGCCAAAGCCGCGGCAATGCTCGGCATATCAAGACAAGCCCTGAACAAGCGAATCAGAAAGATCGCCTCATCCCGCTGACTTTCTCCGGTACCTCCTCACCTGACCCAGGTGCGGCTGATGCTCGCATCAAAATCTGCCCATCACCATTTACAGATTGTCAACCAAAGCTGACATCACGCCCTTGGCGTCAACTTTGGTTTCACGTCGTTCCGTTGTCAGGACAATGAAGATTCCTCATTGAGTCCCGCGCAACCATCGTTGACGCCAGTATTGGAACAAAGTTTTCGATCCTCAAAAAAAAACCATAAATTCAAGACTTGAATCAACAGCAGACATGGCATGCCCCCTGCACATGCAGCTTCATGCATAAAGACACGATTCTTGTTGTTGATGACGAGCCCAGATTTCGATTTTCCATAAAGTTCATCTTGAGCGGTCATGGATTCAATGTGCTGGAGGCAAATAACGGCGCAGATGCATTGGATATCCTGACTCACACAAGCAGCAACCATAAAAGAATCGATGTTCTTGTCACCGACATCAAAATGCCCCGCATGGATGGAATTGAATTAATCAAAATTATCACGAAACATCCAATTGATTACGGGATCATCGTCATGACGGCTTATGGCGAAAGCGAAACGATTTTGCGTCTGAAGGAAATAGATGTTCGCAATGTGATTCACAAGCCATTTGAAGCTCATCATTTGATTGCCTTGATCAACGCGACATTGCGAGGAAAGCCATGAAACAATGACGAGCGGATTCCCCAGCGAAGAGAGTAATGTGTTTCACAATGGTTAACTGTATCATACTGAGTTAACATAAGGAGATAATATGAAAAACATTCCCATCGGAATGAAGTTGATCGGCGGCTTTCTCACCCTGCTTGCCCTGGTCTGCGCCGGCTTGGGCTTTATCGCCTATGACCGGGCTTCGAAGGCGGCGCTCAGTCAGGTCCAGGAGAACATCCCCTTGATGGCCGAGGATGGGGCGAGGCTTGTAAGGAGCCGGCTTGATTCGTACCTTCAGGCCATGGAAGGGATCGCGAACAGGGAAGTCATCCGATCCATGGTCTGGGCGGAACAGCGACAGGCGCTTGAAAGAGAAACAGCCCGACTGGGCTATCTGGGCATGGGCATCATCGGTTCTGACGGACAAGTCAGATACCCTGACGGCACCACCGCTTCCCTGGCCGACCGCGACTATTTCAAGCAAG
This DNA window, taken from Desulfonatronum thiosulfatophilum, encodes the following:
- a CDS encoding PAS domain S-box protein gives rise to the protein MPKLPLEQDTCSIFGFDCREILDNAPVGIFITTPGGRYVMANQTLADMYGYDSPRALMESVTDIAGQIYVAPRDRDAFKHLVEQQDRITNFESTRMRRDGTVFWVSLNARAERDARGKVNRYLGFSTDITERKKLEQTLLQANQSLKQSSRMARVGGWELNLATGVLHYSPITREIHEVEPDYVPNLENALNFYKEGENRQKIIEVVSRCMESGDSYDVELQIVTAKGNDRWIRTMGEADFQNGRCVRIFGTIQDITGCKTAREQLQASEARNKALLNALPDMIFLFNRQGVFLDFHASHGSLLFDPADFLGRNAHEVLPAETADLVVFQINRIAAHGECDALGYEAEVNGEIRYFESRMVTCGADFLAIVRDLTDLTRSQETLRDISRQLGKITDNTTDLVALTDLEGNFKYLSKSHQLLGYDITSMIGENILDFVHPEDKPKIISSFEDFLAGRDGARKGELRYLCADGSHLWLETVGSFIHDDLGDLKEILFTSRDVTERKKYEKALLQRNAEFKAAERLARMGAWKYDSDSDVFTGSETAAEILGLRSGGSIPFDEVLSFIHEEDRSLMADIRGCAPPSTLSFDFDLRLDILGSKKWIRVVGARNDNSGDNAVLGMIMDITEKKVSEIQRDEQREQLIQASKMASLGTLVAGVAHEISNPNNLIVLNAPILERVWNESLPILEKHAHHKKDFELAGTPFSQMRDHVLELFSGIHEGSRRITRIVTELKDFARQSSLNMTEFVDINNVAESALALIRKTIHAHTDNFRIFLEPDLPLTLGDSQKLEQVMVNLLINACQALTDKTQAVALETFSVEEDKAVGFKVIDQGEGISPDMLDRILDPFYSTRHGVGGTGLGLSISSSIIQNHKGAMRFQSHPGQGTTVTVIIPSASPETFST
- a CDS encoding response regulator, producing the protein MHKDTILVVDDEPRFRFSIKFILSGHGFNVLEANNGADALDILTHTSSNHKRIDVLVTDIKMPRMDGIELIKIITKHPIDYGIIVMTAYGESETILRLKEIDVRNVIHKPFEAHHLIALINATLRGKP
- a CDS encoding sigma-54-dependent transcriptional regulator; amino-acid sequence: MDEQTSKHPVYIVDDDKALTRSFYLTLKSFGYRDVKTFDNGRQVLDLLPELEHGVLLLDLFMPDVSGEVILQQARDTNPGIQVVVVTGVDETDTAVRCIKSGAFDYLVKPVDADRLITTLRRAMSHALILQQNQRLSRKLLTGGLDRPDIFQDIITRNPKMTAIFSYLEVVATMSDPVLITGETGTGKDLLAQAVHRASGRTGAFISLNAAGLDDNVFADTLFGHVKGAFTDAREPRKGLIEQAENGTLFLDEIGDLSPSAQVKLLKLIQDHVYYSLGSDIPKASKARVIAATNRDLESSRKLGQFREDLFYRINTYRLHLPPLRERGEDVLLLVEHYLAEACIELRLAREHVSPRLADLLQTYNFPGNVRELRSLIYAAMAGGGMSVLEEKLAGLAGIALESCTNSVALPRPGIDDWQYPNPLPSLEQACSRLVDQALRTANGNQAKAAAMLGISRQALNKRIRKIASSR